In Schistocerca serialis cubense isolate TAMUIC-IGC-003099 chromosome 3, iqSchSeri2.2, whole genome shotgun sequence, the following proteins share a genomic window:
- the LOC126469659 gene encoding uncharacterized protein LOC126469659 yields MNRCTPAVSKHSRAHFKANVYHPKCFPSLATPWEERKAVNESEMYLPRYLTCTRADGESFVCMKPQFFVEHLEDKFREVEGLSKMRSGAVLIKSASSAQSRALLSCTKMGDVSVTITPHKSLNMVQDIIFHRDLLLQSDDELRASLERRGVDFVRCVHRGSPDCKILQKEWKIMEYKTLDRLTYTEVKQKFEQLYPVRMTSYYAATGTPATVPIAAPHTVSSQSQRTTPAPLTVGATSLSVAAAPPTSGAAPPQPLGTPVPTSKPEKLVFFSFSNLEGIPWVTPFPGSYQQHGRHPPVAEEATSHWSSSFAIIFGPGDRLKKALPARATKVTA; encoded by the coding sequence ATGAATCGTTgcacaccagcagtctctaagcattcgagGGCTCACTTTAAAGCTAATGTGTATCACCCCAAAtgtttcccctccctggccacaccgtgggaggaacgaaaggctgtgaatgagagcgaaatgtatttgccccggtacctcacctgtaccagagctgacggggaatccttTGTGtgcatgaagcctcagttctttgtagagcatttagaggacaagttcagggaggtggagggattgtccaaaatgcggtcaggggcAGTCTTGATAAaatcagcatcctctgcccagtcacgagccttgctctCTTGTACGAagatgggggatgtttctgttactatcaccccacataaaagcttaaacatggtccaggacattattttccacagagatcttcttttacagtccgatgacgagctgcgtgccagcttagagcgacgaggtgtcgaTTTCGTCCGGTGCGTCCACCGGGgctcgccggactgtaagattctacagaaagaatggaaaataatggaatacaagaccctggatcgactgacctacactgaggttaaACAGAAATTTGAACAACTTTATCCAGTACGCATGACATCATATTATGCAGCCACCGGCACTCCTGCTACAGTTCCCATAGCTGCACCACATACcgtcagctctcagagccagaggaccacacctgcccccttgacggtgGGGGCCACTTCTCTCTCTGTTGCTgctgcaccacctacctcgggagcagcgcCCCCTCAACcactggggacaccagtccccacttctaagccagagaagcttGTCTTTTTCAGCTTCTCTAActtggaagggatcccttgggtcactcccttcccaggttcctaccagcagcACGgcagacacccaccagtggctgaagaagccacaagtCACTGGTCATCGAGCTTCGCGATCATCTTTGGTCCCGGAGACAGACTCAAAAAAGCCCTCCCAGCAAGGGCAACCAAGGTAACAGCATGA